Part of the Paludisphaera borealis genome, GCTTCCAGCTCTCCTCCAAGCCGGACATCGCGGCCACCCCGACGGACGCCCCGGTCCAGAACGAGTACGGCGCGTCGAACGTCCGCGGCACCATCGCGATGGCCAAGCTCGGCAGCGACCCCAACAGCGCGACCAGTCAGTTCTTCTTCAACGAATCGGACGCCAACGCCTCCAACCTCAACAACCAGAACGGCGGCTTCACCGTCTTCGGGCACGTGGTGGGAGCCTCCGGGCTGGCGGTGATGGACGCGATCGCAGCGGTGCCGGTTCCCTCGCCGGGACCCATGTCCTCGCCGCTGGATTCGGCGCCCCTGCAAAATTACAAGACCGGGGCGGCCGTTCAGCCTTCCAACCTGATCCTGATCAAGAGCGTGACCACGGCCGATGAGGCTTTCTCCGCTCAGAGCAACGCCCCCGGCGTGGCCTCGGCCTCGCTCCAGGGGAACAATCTGATCGTAACCCCGCTCGCGGCGGGCACCGCGAAGATCACCGTCACGGGGTACGGCTCGGACGGCGTCGCCGCGACGCAGACGTTCTCCGTCACCGTTTCTCAGGGGACGCCCCCGGTGACGACCCCCCCAGTGACGACGCCTCCAGGCACGACCCCCCCGGTGACGACGCCCCCGGTGGTTCAGCCCGCATCGGACCTGACGCCGGCCGCCAGGGGCGCTCTGCCCGCTTTGGTGGTCGCCGGTCAGAAGGCCAAGATCCAGCAGACGGTCACGCTGACCGCGTCCTCGATTCCCGTCACACAAAGAGTGCGGGCTTCATTGATCCTTTCCACGACGACGACCGGCTCGCCGAGCGACTTCACGATCGCGAGCGCCGCGGCGAATGTCAGGCTGAAGCTGGGCAAACAAGCCAAGCTGAACCTCTCGGCGAAGCAATTGGACGCGAGCGTGCCGGCCGGAACGTATCACGTGCTCGTTTCCGTGACCGACCCCGACGGAGCGAAGACGACGATCGACACGGGCAGGACGCTGGTCGTACGGGCGCCGCAGGCGAAGCCCGTCAGAAGATGAACCCGCAGCGCCAGCGAGTGAATCGATTCCAACGGCCACCGGAAATTCACCCGCTGGCGCACCGGGCTCGTGATCGGACCTGGCCGACCGGACGCGCGGGAGTCAGTGGCGGATCTCGAATCCAGGGGCGCCCGATTCTCTCAGTTGGTCGCGCGCCGTCCGCCAGGTCGCGTTGTCGAGGGACTGGATCGATCGTCGGGCGGCGTCGAGCCGTACTCCCGTGAGGACCTCCACCCGGGCGGCGGCCTGTTCCAGGTCGTCGGGTAGTTCTCGGGCGATCGGGAAGATCCGCGCGGTTCCGGCGATGTCTCCAGTCAGGAGCGAGCTGCCGTCGGGAGCGAAGCTGACGCACCAGACGTCGTGAGCATGCCGGAACGCCGGGCCGATCGGCTGTCCGGTGGCGGCGTCCCAGATTCGCGCAGTGCGGTCTCGGCTGCCGGTGGCGACCGACTTGCCGTCGGGGCTGAACGCCACGGCGAAGACCCAGGCCAGGTGCGGCAGGGGAGGGGCGAGGAGTTCGCCCGTGGCGGCGTTCCAGATGCGGGCCATGCCGTCCTCGCAGCCCGTGACGATGGACCTACCGTCGGGACTGACCGCGACGGTGCTGACCGCGCCCGGGTGCTGAAGGATCGGGCCGAGGGATTTCCGGGTCGTCACGTCCCAGGCCTGGGCGGCGCCGGCGTCGAGTCCGACGATGAGAGCCCGGCCGTCGGCCTGGAACGTCAGGGCGTCGACCGAGCCGGGGTGGACGGCCGGCTCGCCGATCGGCTGTCCGGTTGCGGCGTCCCAGAGGCGGGTCGTCCGATCCGCCCCCCCCGTGGCGACGGTCTTGCCGTCGGGGCTGAACGCCACGACGTCGGCGCCCTGCGGGTGCCAGAGGGGCTGGCCGATCGGCTTCCGCGTGGCGGCGTCCCAGAGCTGCGCCGGGGAGCCGCCGACGACGAGGGTCTTGCCGTCGGGGCTGACCGCGACGGAGCGGACCCGACCCAAGGAGGGCATGCCGCCCCCGACCTGGCCTGCCGAGGCGGCGTCCCAGATCCGCGCCGGGCCCGCGCCGGCGGCGAGGAAGGTCCTCCCGTCGCGGAGGAACGCGACGGTCTCGCCGGCGAGCGGCTTTTCCATGGCGGGCCTGCGATGGCGGCACGACTCGGCGTCCCAGACGCGCACAGTGTGGTCGCTGCTGGCGGTGAGGAGGGCCCGGCTGTCGGCGCGAAACGCCACGGCCACGACCGGCCCCTGGTGGATGAGGGGAGGGCCGATGGACCTGTGGGTCGCGGCGTCCCAGAGCCTCGCCGTCTTGTCTTCGCTCGCCGTGGCGTAAGTCTTGCCGTCGGGGCTGAACGCGATGCCTCGGACGTAGCCCCGATGCAGGTTCGGCTCGCTGTTGATCGGCTGGCCGGTCGTCGTATCCCAGACCCGCACTCGGCCTCCCCAACCGCCTGTGACGAGGATCTTGCCGTCGGGGCGGAACGCCACGGACAGGAGCTCGGTTGTATGCTCCAGCGGCCCGCCGATCGGCCCGCCGTCGGAGGTGTTCCAGAGTTGGGCCGTCGCATCCCGGCTCACGGTGGCGATCATCGCGCCTCCCGGATCGAACGCGACGGCGGTGACCGGCCGCTGAGAGGCGAGGGGCGCGCCGATCGGCTCGCCGGTCCAGGCGTTCCAGAGCCGGGCCGTCTTGTCCGCGCCGCTGGTGGCGACCATCTTGCCGTCGGGACTGAACGCCACGCAGAGAATTCCGCTTTTGTGCGTTAGCGGCGGTCCGACTGGTCGCCTGGCGGCGACGTCCCAGAACCTCGCCGCGCCGTCGCTGCCGCTGATCAACGCGGTCTCGCCGTTGGGGCTGATCGCCACACTCTGGACCGCGCCGGGAAATTGCAGGGGTTCTCCAATCGGCCGGGCCGTATCGGCGTCCCAGAACCTCGCCGTGCGGTCGTCGCCGCCCGTGAGGATGGTCTTGCCGTCGGGGCTGAAGGCGGCGGCGTCGACGGGGCCTTCGTGGGAGAGGAGGCTTTTCAGGCGCGGGAACCGTTCGCTCCAGGCGGACACGTTGGCGAGCGCGAGGTGTTGCCAGTCGAGGTCGGCCGCGTCGCGGGCCGACCGCCAACTCTCAAGCGTCCAGAGCAGCCCCGCGGCGATCTCCTCCTTCTCGAAAGCCGCCTGGCCGCGGTCGAAGTCTTGCCGGGCCAGGAGACGTTGGGTCGCGGCCAGCGACACGTGCAGGCTCTCGCGCACCTTGGTTTGGGCGTCCGCGAGTTCCTGGATCTCGCGAGCGGCCCTGACTTGCTCGGCCAACGCCTCACGCAGGCTCTCGCGCTCGTTGGAAAGGGCGTCGGCCAGGCCCTGGACCTCGCGCGCCGCCCTGCCTTGCTCGTAGGCGTAGATCATCGAGGTCGTCGCGGCGGTCGCCAGCGCCGCCGCGACGACGACGGCCGCGCCGGCGCCCGCCGGGTTGCGGCGGCACCACCGCCAGCTTCGTTCGATCCGGCCGGATCGGCGGGCGAGGATCGGTCGGCCCGCGACGAACCGCCTCAGATCCTCCGCCAACTGGCCGGCGGTTGCGTACCGCTCGCCAGGCGTGTTGGCGAGCGCCTTCATGACGATCGTTTCCAGGTCGCGCGGGAATCGACGGTCGAGGTGCCGAGGCGGCGTCGGGCTGCCGTTCAGCAGGCGATCGATCAGCCTGACTCGGTCCGGCTCGTCGAACGCCGGCCGGAACGTCAGAAGCTCGTACAACGTCGCCCCCAGGGCGAAGACGTCGCTCCGGGGGTCGGACCAGCCGCTGAACCGCTCCGGCGCCATGTACCGCAAGGTCCCGACGACGTCGCCGGTCCGCGTCAACTCGTCGCCGTCTTGAATCTTGGCCAGCCCGAAGTCGGTGACCCAGACGTGTCCGTTCGCGTCCATCAGCAGGTTGGACGGTTTGATGTCGCGGTGGAGGACGCCCTGCCGGTGAGCGTATTCGAGAGCCTCGGCCACCTGGACGCCGAGCCACGCCACGCTGTCGAAGTAGCGGGCCTCGATCCGTGGAGACGGACTGGTTCGGACGATCGGCGCGATCGGGGTCTCCGATCGCGCCTCGCTTGCGGAGTCCGCGACCGGGGTCGACTGGGGGTGGAACCGGCCGTGGTAAAGGTCCCGGGCCAGACCGCTCGAAAGCTCTTGGTCGGTCGGCGGATCGGCGGCGATGGGCTTGCGCCGCTGCCGACGGACTTCGCGGAGCACCAGGTCAAGCCCGAGCCCATCGATGAACTGCATGGTGAAGAAATGGAGGCCGTCGTGCTCGCCGAGCCCGTACACGGGCACGATGTGGGCGTGCTGCAACCGCGCGGCGGCGAGGGCCTCGCGGCGGAACCGCTCAAGGCCGGTCGTGTCGCTGGGGTGCTGGAAGGTGATGGTTTTCAAGGCCACGTGGCGGCCCAACGATTCCTGGACCGCCTCGTACACGACTCCCATGCCCCCCGACCCGACGGGGCGAATCAGGACGTAGTCGCCCAGCCGCTGGGGCATCCGAGCGAGCGCCGCGGATCGACCGGACGGAGGGCCGGCCTCGCTTTCGAGGCCCAGTTCCTCCATCGCCAGCATGGCCGGGATGAGCGAGCGGAGCCGCTCGGCGTGGTCGGGGTGCTCGCCGACGAATTGGGTCAACGACGGCCGTTCGCCCCCTCGATGTTTGTCGAGGAATTCGTCGATCAGGATCTCGAACGGGTCGAGGTCGGCGGACGGCTCGCTCATCGCGTCAACTCTCCGAGCCGTCGCCGGCGGGATTCATGATCTGCTTCAGCTTCTCGAGCGCGCGGAGATACCGCTTGCCGGCCGCGGCCTCGGAAATTCCGAGCACCGTCGCGATCTCGGCGCGGCTCAACTGCTCGAAATGCCGCAGCGCCAGCACCTCGCGATCGATCGGCGCCATGCCGTCGAGGGCGATGCGGAGCCGTTCCCTCGTCTCGGCGCGGATCGCGGCTTCGCTGGGGCGGGCGCCGTGGTCCACGAAATGAGCGGCCAACGCGGCCGACGAGGCTTCGGGAAACGCGCCCGGACGGAACGACGCCTCCTGGTCGACGCCTCTCATCCGGACGCCCAGATGGCGGCGGTGCAACGTCACCACCTTCTGGCCCGTGAGGAATCGGAGCCACAGGAAGAAGGGCATCGTGGGAGAGCGCAGATAAGACGGCAGTCGCGTCGAGGCCTCCAGGTACGCCTCCTGGATCACATCCGATGGGTCGATCCGCTTTTTGAGCCTCGGATCGAGCCGCGCGGCGATCATCCGGCGGAGCCGGTCGCGATGCCGGACCAGAAGCTCCTCAAGCACCTGAGGATCGCCCTGGGCCGCCTGTTCGAGCAACTTGTTCGTCTCACTCGAATTGCAGGTCATGGATGTTTCCACCAGGGTTTCAAGACCGCATCCCCCTCGCGCGCGAACCCCTAACAAGCATGAAACCGCGCAAACGCCCCCGCGCGGGACATCGATCACGAAAATTATGAGCCGAATCCGGGGCGGACCGGGGCCGCTCGGGCACCATCTCCGATCGAATTGTCCCGTCGGCGACGATTCGCGCGGTTCAAGGAAGTAAGGTGCGGTCTGAATCCCAGCGGTCTTGTGGAATCATTCGCCATGCTCCAATCATACAACGGCCGTGAGATGGAATCATGGACCCGCCAGACGGCTTTCCCCGGGACGGGACGCATTGTCCTGGTCCAGGGCGCGGCGACCGCCCTGATCGTCCTCCTCGTCGCGGCGATGACGTGGGCGGCCTGGTTGAGCGCCGATTCGACTCGACCCGATGAAGGGGGGGCGACCTACGAGTATCCCGGCGCGGGCATGATCGTCCGTTCCGAGACGCTGCACCTCTGGCTGCCCGATACGCTCGGTGAGTTGGCGAGTCCTCAGGTCCAGCGCGAGGTCATGCGGGATTTCGAGGGCTTTCGACGATTCCTCGAGCACCGAGGCCAGCAGAGGATCCGCATCGCGGTGACCTACCGAGCTTATCAGGTCAACGGCGGCTGGACTGACATCACGCTCGTCCGTCGCCCCTACGACGAGCTGAGCTATTTTCAGGAGCTCTCGGCCATCCTGGCCGGCGCCGGCGGAGAGCCCGACCACAACGCCGCGGACCGCCTTGGCGCTTTGGTTCAACTCGTCCCCGAAGAACTGCTGAGTCGCGAGCCGTCGGCGATGGGCGCCGGGATGCGACGGATCGTCGATTAGCCCGACCTCAGTCCACGGCCGCCGTCGTGGCGAAAGGCCGTTCGCGACTCGCCGATTCGCCGCCGATCACCGGCGTCGACCTCTTCCGCAGCCGTCGCAAGAGTGGGCGCTGGACGAATTCGGACCAGGTCAGGGCGGCGGCGAGAGTGACGATCACGAGAGCCGCGAGCTGGCCCGTCGTGCCGGTCGATCCTCGGAAGACGGCCAACGCGAACCCGAGACCGACCGGCATCTGCAACGCGAACAGGCCGAAGCCGGCGTCGGCCAGGCGGTCTTGCCAGGAGCCGGAAAGCTGGCGGCTGAGGAACCCCTTCCCGGCGGCGAGGTCGGCCAGGACGACGAGCGTCAGCGGAGCCAGGAGGCCGTGACGGAGCAAGACGTACGGCACGGGCGCGAAGGCCAGAATTCCGAGGATCGCCGCCGCCGCCAGGTCGCCGCGCGCGATTCCCGACTTCGGCCCGTCTGCCGGTTCGTTCGTCCTCAGAACGACGAGCCGGCCGAGGACCACGCCGGCCAGGAACTGGGGGAGCCAGACGAGCGGATCGAAACGAAGGACGTTGAGCCAGAACCCGCCGAGCGTGATGGCCGTGGCGTTCCAGGCGTCGCCGTAAGGGTCGACGATCATGTACGCGCACGCCGGGGCGATCGAAGCGGCGAGCAACCCGCCGAGCATCCTGCGCAGCGCCGGAGCTTCGAAGCCCGCGATCCATCGACTGAAGCCCGGGAACACGAGATAGAGCGGCACGAAAGCCGAAAGCGCCCACGCCGGGGCGTTCCAGGCGATCGCGTACGACGGGAACCACGACTGGATCAAGGTCAGGTTCGTGGCGACCATCGCCGCCATGTCGCCCGGGGTCGTCGGCTTCGCCGTGATCGGCAACAACGCAGGAGCCGGTGCCAGCAGGATCAGCGAAAGCAGATAAAGCGGATACAACCGGAACACCCGCCCGACCCAGAATGCGCGGTCGGAAACCTTGGGCCGGCCGTCGGGACGAAGATACGCATAAGCCAGCAGAAACCCCGATAGCTGGAAGAACACCCCCGTCGAGATGAAACCTTGACTCAGAATCCGCGACACCGGCGTCGGCAGCCGATCCAGGATTTCAAACGTCATCAGCCCGGCGCGATGCGCCTGCATGATGTGGAAAACGTAGATGTGCAAGCAGGCGACGAGCCTCAGCCCCGAGATCGCCGTGAGCCGCGGGCGCGAGGTCGAGGTTGAACCGGGCCGGGCGTCGGGAACGAAGTGCGTTTTCATGAAACCAAGCGGCCTTGTCAGGTCAGCACGAGTGCAGCCCCGCGCGGCGGGGAACCGGAAGCCGGCGAGCACGCGTCCCGCGACGCCGACGCTCTATTGATTCCGTCGCCGCCGGGAAGGGTCAAGGGCAATGTTACGTGAGTCGATCGATTTGGTGTGGTATCAAGCTGCGCCGGTCGTCGCGGCGAGGGAGCGTCGGAAGGCCGGGGAGGGGGGAATGAGATCTTTCAGCGAGCCACTAGGATCGACGGAAGGAGTGTTATAGAATACCTCGACGTCCTCTTGCAGGATTCGGTCGTAACTGTACGTGACAGGATCGGTTCGGGCGCGGCTCGCGGGGTTCCTCCGACGGCGTCCCGAGAGGGGCTCTGCATGCTGTCGAAGCGGATCATCCCGTGCCTGGACGTGAACCAGGGCCGCGTGGTCAAGGGGACGAACTTCCTCAACCTGCGCGACGCGGGCGACCCGGTCGAGGTCGCGCGGCGGTACGACGCCGAGGGGGCCGACGAGTTGGTCTTCCTGGACATCACGGCGAGCCACGAGGAACGCGAGATCCTCATGGACGTGGTGCGTCGGACGTCGGAGGTCTGCTTCATGCCACTGACGGTGGGAGGCGGGATCAGGACCCTGGACGACGTCCGGGCGCTTTTGAAGGCGGGCGCCGACAAGGTTTCGATCAATTCGGCGGCGGTGCGCAACCCCGACCTGATCCACCGGGCGGCGCGACGGTTCGGCAGCCAGTGCATCGTGGTGAACATCGATCCCAAGCGGGTGCGGCGCGACGGCCGCGAGGTCTGGGAGGTGCACATCAACGGCGGCCGGATCGCGACGGGCCTGGAGGCGGTCGCCTGGGCGGTCGAGGTCGAGCGGCTGGGCGCCGGCGAGATCGTCCTGACCAGCATGGACGCCGACGGCACCAAGAACGGTTATGATCTGGAGATGACCCGCGCGGTGGTTGACGCCGTCGAGGTGCCGGTGGTGGCGTCGGGCGGAGCGGGGAGCCCCGAGCACCTGCGGGCCGTTCTGGCCGAGGCCGGCGCGAGCGCGGCACTGGCGGCGAGCATCTTCCACTATCGCGAGTATTCGATCCCGGAGACCAAAGACTATCTGGCCGCCCGCGGCGTCGCGGTCCGGCGGCCCCGACCCGCCTCGGCGGCGGGCTGACGACGGACGGTCCGAGGCCGCGACGACCTGGCTTTCGTTCCGCCGTTGAAGTCCGCGAACCGCCCGACGCCCGGCGGAAAAACCCACTGGAACAGACCTCGCCGCGATCCATCCTCAACGATCATTTTCGCATCCCGAGGAGAGCCTGCCGATGTCGACCGCCACTGACTCCAGCGCCATTGAACCCAACGTCGAGGTCGCCCCCACCGAGCCCGAGGCGAACAAGCTGTTCCGGATGTGCATCAAGTACAAGGGCTCGGACCTGCACCTGAAGGTCGGGATGCCGCCGTCGATGCGGCTCGCGGGCGTCCTGCGGCAAATGCAGCTCCCGCCGCTGACGGCGTCGGACATGGAACGGCTGATGTACCCCCTGCTCACCCCTCGCCAGCGGGGGATTCTCGACGAGGAAGGGGGCGCCGACTTCGCCCACATCATCTACGACGGCGACACCGAGACCCGGTTCCGCGTCAACCTGTTCAAGCAGCGCGGTCGGCTCAGCCTGGTGGCCCGCCGGGTCAACAACAAGATCCCGACGTTCGAAGACCTCCACCTGCCGGCGGTCCTGGCCGAGATCACCCAGTACGACCAGGGGATCATCATCCTGGCCGGCGTGACCGGGTCGGGCAAGAGCACGACGATCGCCTCGATGCTCCAGTACGTCAACCAGCGCGAGCGGATGCACATCGTGACGATCGAGGACCCGATCGAGTACACGTTCAAGGACGACAAGTCGATCATCAACCAGCGCGAGATCGGCATCGACGTCCTCAACTGGGACATCGCGCTGAAGCACGCGGTGCGGCAGGACCCGGACATCATCCTGGTGGGCGAGATGCGCGACAGGGAGACGTTCAGCGCGGCCATGCACGCGGCCGAGACGGGGCACCTCGTGTTCGGCACGATCCACGCCGGCACGGCGCCCTCGACGATCAGCCGTCTGCTCGACTTGTTTCCGCGCGAGATGCACGCGCCGCTCCGCCAGTCGCTGGCGTTCAACCTCAAGGCGGTCGTCGCCCAGAAGCTGTTGCCGACCACCAAGGAATGGGCCGACAAGGGAGTCGGGCGGGTGCCGACCAACGAGATCATGCGGATCAATCCGACGGTCAAGAAGCTGATCCTCAGCGAAGAGGACACCAAGCTCGGCGATGCGATCCGGATCGGCAAGGACGAGGGAATGCTCGACTTCACCGAGAGCCTGCGGCTGCTGGTCGTGGGTGAAAAGATCGAGCGCGCGACCGCCTTCGAAGTGGCTCCGAGCCCCGAGGCTTTGAAAATGGCGCTCAAGGGGATTACGATCAACCAACCTGGTATTCTCTAAGGGGCACGGCGTATCGATCCGAGGGCGTTCCGGCGGCCCCCCATCGCCGGGACGGCCGCGCGTGGCCTGGGGCGTCGCCAAGTGAGCGTCGTCCGGGGCTCGTTCCCCGATCTCGGCGAAGTCGGCCGAGTGGGGCGCCGGTCCGGTCGCGGCCTCCCACACCCGGGGGCCGATTCGTGTTTGGCCTGGGACATCGCACGCAAGAAAGGTCTTCAATGATTCGTCCGTTTCCGGTGCTCGCGACGTTCCTGATCGTGACGCTCGGCGTCGTTGCGGGGGCCGATGCGGCCGACGTCTTGACTCCGCTGTTCGCCCAGGCTCCCGCTGGCGATCCCGCTCCCTTCGTTTCCCCGCGCGGGCCGGGGTTCTACCTCAACCTGTTCAAGTTCATCCCGGTGGTCTTGATCTACCTGCTGTGGACCTGGACGACCGACTGGGTCGAGCACGACACCAAGAGGCTCAACAACCTCAAGTTCGCCACCTGGAACTGCGTGATCTTCTTCTCGGGCGTGCTCGGCATCGTGATGCTCTTCGCGATCCCGATCTATCCGGTCGGGCTGACGCTCCTGCTGCTGGCCTACCTCATTCCGATCCTGACGTACGTCTTCGTCCGCAACCAGACGGTCGCCGACGATCAGAAGGTGCTCACGCCTTACCACTTCGGCGAGGTAGCCAACAACATCCTGGCCTCGATGGGCACGCGGCCGTTGTTCAATCGCGACGTCACGACCATGGACCGCGCCGGCCCGCCGATCACGTTCGTGGGCAAGAGCGCCGGGATGGCCAAGGAAGACCCCAGCCGGGTCCGCCAGGCGGAGGAGTCGCGGTCGTTCATGGCGGCCAAGGAGCTGGTCTACGACGCCGTCTTGCGGCGAGCCTCCGACATCCACCTTGAGCCGACCTCCGAGCAGCTCTCGGTCCGCTACCGGATCGACGGCATCCTTCACGCCGCCGAGCCGTTCGACCGGCCGACGGGCGACGCGGTGGTCAACCTGATCAAGGTGCTCTGCGCGATGGACATCTCGGAGAAGCGCAAGCCTCAGGACGGCTCGTTCGGCGCCAAGCTCCAGAACCGCGACCTCGATTTCCGGGTCAGCACCTCGGGGTCGAAGGCCGGCGAGAAGTTGGTCATGCGAATCCTCGACAACACGTCGGCCGTGACCAAGATGGAAGACCTGGGCATGCGTCCCAAGCTGGTCGAGCAGGCGCGCAGCCTGGTGACCCAGCCCCACGGCATGTTCCTCTGCTGCGGCCCGACCGGGTCGGGCAAGTCGACCACGCTCTACGCCGCGTTGCGGGAGATCGACCGCTATCAGCGGAACATTATCACCGTCGAAGACCCGATCGAGTACCAGCTCGACAACGTCACCCAGATGGAGATCAACACCAAATCGGGCCAGACGTTCGCCACCAGCCTGCGGTCGATCTTGCGGCAAGACCCCGACGTCATCATGATCGGCGAAATCCGCGACCAGGAGACGGCGACGATCGCCTGCCAGGCGGCCAACACCGGCCACATGGTCTTCTCGACCGTCCACTCCAACGACGCGGTCACCGCCTTGTTCCGGCTGCTCGACCTCGGCGTCGAGCCGTTCATGATCGCCTCGGCTCTCACCGCGGTTCTCGGCCAGCGGCTCGTCCGGCTCCTCTGCGAAGGCTGCAAGGAGCCCTACAAGCCCAAGCCCGAGTTCCTCAAGAAGGCCAATCTGCCCGCCGACAAGGTCGACGTCTTCTACCGACGGCCGGAGAACCCCGAGCAGGTCTGCCCCCAGTGCGGCGGCACCGGCTACTTCGGACGGGCCGGCATCTTCGAGCTGCTGGTCATCACCGAGCCGATCCGCGACATGCTCCGCGAGAACCCGTCGCTGACCAAGATCAAGGCCGAGGCCCGCAAGAGCGGCATGATCTACCTCCAGGAAGACGGCCTCCGCCAGGTCATCCAGGGGCGGACTTCGATCGAGGAACTGCTCCGCGTCGTCAAATAACCGACGTCCCACGGCTGAAACGGTTCGTCATCCCCCAACCGTAGAACGAGATCCTTCCTATGTCCGTGCCACCAGCAGTCGTCGACCTGATCTTCGCGGCGTTGATCTTGTTCATGACCTACGTCGTTTCCAGCGAAGGCGCCTGGGGCGCGGCGCTCATGTTCTTCAACGTCGTCTTCGCCGGCATGATCGCGTTCAACTTCTACGAGCCGCTCGCCCAGTTGATCGATTCCACCGGCATCGGTTGGGGCTTCTCCGACACCCTCAGCATGATGCTGATCTTCTGCGTCTCGCTCTTGCTCCTGCGAATGATCACCGAGACCATCGCGCCGGCTCAGGTCCGCTTCCCGGCGGCCGTCTTCCACGTCACCCGGCTCATCTTCGCGCTGGGAACGGTGCTCGTCACGTTCTCGATCATCCTCCTGTCGTTCCACGCCGCGCCGATCCACAAGCAGATGTTCGGTTACATCACCTACGACCGCCGGCCGCCGTTCGGCCTGGGCCTCGACCACCACTGGCTGGGCTTCTTCCAGCACACGACCGGCGACATCTTCGCCCGCTACGGAGTCGGCGCGCGCGACCCCTACCGCTCGTACGGCAAGACCGCCGGCAATCAGCTCGTCCCGGTCCAGATCTTCGATCCCCGGGGCCGCTGGCTGCTCGACCGCCAGGAAGCCCGTCCATACGGTGAAGGGGCGATCCTCCGCGAAGAGGCGGGAACCGCCGCCGCCGCGCCCGGCGCGGGAGCCGCCGGCGGGCCGCCGGGCCGACCGCCGGGCGCGCCGAACTGAGCCGGTCCAGGCGGGATCGAATGGTCAGGGCTGGGAGGGGGGCGCCGCCGCCGTCGGCGGGCTCACCGCGCGGAGTTCGAGCAGCTCGAACTTCATCTGATTCTTGATCCCGACCGTTTGCTGCTGAATTCGATACACGGCGACCTGGCCCGAGTTCGTCTCGAACACGAACAGCGGCGCCCATCCCGCGCCGAAGGTTCCGAGCTGGCCGGTCGTCATCAGGAAGTGCGGGCGCGGGCCGTTGTCGACGTCGACCTTGAAATCGGTCACCAGGTCGCGCTCGGCGAACGGCTCCAGATATCGGGTCGAGTTGAGCGTCTGGCGGAACGTGGGGATCGTCGCCAGCAACTTGCCCGCCTTGTAATCCAGGTAGTACAGGGCGTCCTGGGGGATCTGGGTTTTGTTGCCCTCGTCGTAGCGGATCGCGATCGGTCCGGTGGTGACGGCCGACTCGCCCGACCGATCCCCGCCGCCCGCCCGAAGTTGCGGCGGTCGGCCGTTGGCGAGGGCCAGTCCCAGGGCCAGTCCCACGATCAGCATGAGCACATTCGCAAGGCGAGGACGCGACGAGTCCATGGCCGGTCGTCTCCGTTTCCCGTTGGTCGTCTTCTGATCCGCCGGGGACGCGCAGCCCGCCCCCGGGCCGCATTGTGCGAGCCTTCGCCCGGGCCGTCCAGCCCAACCCGTCTCGCGCCTCCAGCCCGTTTTCAAGTGGCGTCGGCGGCCGCGGGACCGAATAATATCGGAGGGCGTTCGTCTTTCCCTGATGAGCACCCGTGCATGCGTGTTCGGTTCCGCGATCCTCGCCACGACGCCCCGGGGACCCTGGCATGACGTCGACCCTTCTGCTCGCCGGCCTCGCCTTGACGCTTCAAGTTCCCTCGCCCACGGCGACGGCCGACCTCAGCGCCGAGCTTGGCAAGGCCTCGGCGGCGATTCAGACGCGCGAGGCCGTAGCGCTTCGCGCTCTCGCCGACCGCCTGCAAGTTCGGTCCGAGACCAAGGCGGCCGGCGCGGTCCGGGGCCTTCTGCCCGCGCCGCCGACCGGCGTGGCGACCCGCATCAAGCCTCTGCCCCCGGTCGTCGAGCCGCATGCCGGCCTGGCGAGCGTGCCAAGTCGCCCGGCCGAGACCAAGTCCAAGGCACCGGCCTCACCGTCGTCCGACTGGGAGAAGGAGCTGAAAGCGATCC contains:
- the hisF gene encoding imidazole glycerol phosphate synthase subunit HisF produces the protein MLSKRIIPCLDVNQGRVVKGTNFLNLRDAGDPVEVARRYDAEGADELVFLDITASHEEREILMDVVRRTSEVCFMPLTVGGGIRTLDDVRALLKAGADKVSINSAAVRNPDLIHRAARRFGSQCIVVNIDPKRVRRDGREVWEVHINGGRIATGLEAVAWAVEVERLGAGEIVLTSMDADGTKNGYDLEMTRAVVDAVEVPVVASGGAGSPEHLRAVLAEAGASAALAASIFHYREYSIPETKDYLAARGVAVRRPRPASAAG
- a CDS encoding CvpA family protein, with amino-acid sequence MSVPPAVVDLIFAALILFMTYVVSSEGAWGAALMFFNVVFAGMIAFNFYEPLAQLIDSTGIGWGFSDTLSMMLIFCVSLLLLRMITETIAPAQVRFPAAVFHVTRLIFALGTVLVTFSIILLSFHAAPIHKQMFGYITYDRRPPFGLGLDHHWLGFFQHTTGDIFARYGVGARDPYRSYGKTAGNQLVPVQIFDPRGRWLLDRQEARPYGEGAILREEAGTAAAAPGAGAAGGPPGRPPGAPN
- a CDS encoding GspE/PulE family protein, whose amino-acid sequence is MIRPFPVLATFLIVTLGVVAGADAADVLTPLFAQAPAGDPAPFVSPRGPGFYLNLFKFIPVVLIYLLWTWTTDWVEHDTKRLNNLKFATWNCVIFFSGVLGIVMLFAIPIYPVGLTLLLLAYLIPILTYVFVRNQTVADDQKVLTPYHFGEVANNILASMGTRPLFNRDVTTMDRAGPPITFVGKSAGMAKEDPSRVRQAEESRSFMAAKELVYDAVLRRASDIHLEPTSEQLSVRYRIDGILHAAEPFDRPTGDAVVNLIKVLCAMDISEKRKPQDGSFGAKLQNRDLDFRVSTSGSKAGEKLVMRILDNTSAVTKMEDLGMRPKLVEQARSLVTQPHGMFLCCGPTGSGKSTTLYAALREIDRYQRNIITVEDPIEYQLDNVTQMEINTKSGQTFATSLRSILRQDPDVIMIGEIRDQETATIACQAANTGHMVFSTVHSNDAVTALFRLLDLGVEPFMIASALTAVLGQRLVRLLCEGCKEPYKPKPEFLKKANLPADKVDVFYRRPENPEQVCPQCGGTGYFGRAGIFELLVITEPIRDMLRENPSLTKIKAEARKSGMIYLQEDGLRQVIQGRTSIEELLRVVK
- a CDS encoding acyltransferase family protein; its protein translation is MKTHFVPDARPGSTSTSRPRLTAISGLRLVACLHIYVFHIMQAHRAGLMTFEILDRLPTPVSRILSQGFISTGVFFQLSGFLLAYAYLRPDGRPKVSDRAFWVGRVFRLYPLYLLSLILLAPAPALLPITAKPTTPGDMAAMVATNLTLIQSWFPSYAIAWNAPAWALSAFVPLYLVFPGFSRWIAGFEAPALRRMLGGLLAASIAPACAYMIVDPYGDAWNATAITLGGFWLNVLRFDPLVWLPQFLAGVVLGRLVVLRTNEPADGPKSGIARGDLAAAAILGILAFAPVPYVLLRHGLLAPLTLVVLADLAAGKGFLSRQLSGSWQDRLADAGFGLFALQMPVGLGFALAVFRGSTGTTGQLAALVIVTLAAALTWSEFVQRPLLRRLRKRSTPVIGGESASRERPFATTAAVD
- a CDS encoding type IV pilus twitching motility protein PilT; this encodes MSTATDSSAIEPNVEVAPTEPEANKLFRMCIKYKGSDLHLKVGMPPSMRLAGVLRQMQLPPLTASDMERLMYPLLTPRQRGILDEEGGADFAHIIYDGDTETRFRVNLFKQRGRLSLVARRVNNKIPTFEDLHLPAVLAEITQYDQGIIILAGVTGSGKSTTIASMLQYVNQRERMHIVTIEDPIEYTFKDDKSIINQREIGIDVLNWDIALKHAVRQDPDIILVGEMRDRETFSAAMHAAETGHLVFGTIHAGTAPSTISRLLDLFPREMHAPLRQSLAFNLKAVVAQKLLPTTKEWADKGVGRVPTNEIMRINPTVKKLILSEEDTKLGDAIRIGKDEGMLDFTESLRLLVVGEKIERATAFEVAPSPEALKMALKGITINQPGIL